One genomic region from Marinobacter szutsaonensis encodes:
- the ahpC gene encoding alkyl hydroperoxide reductase subunit C, with protein MGIINSEIKPFNATAFKNGEFVEISEADVKGKWAVFFFYPADFTFVCPTELGDVADKYEELQKLGVEVFSVSTDTHFTHKAWHDTSETIGKIQYYMVGDQTGTITNNFGVMREGQGLADRATFVIDPDGIIQAVEITAEGIGRDADDLLRKIKAAQYVRKNPGEVCPAKWKEGEETLAPSLDLVGKI; from the coding sequence ATGGGCATCATTAACAGCGAGATCAAGCCGTTCAACGCCACCGCTTTCAAGAACGGTGAGTTTGTTGAGATCAGCGAAGCAGACGTAAAAGGTAAGTGGGCTGTCTTTTTCTTCTACCCGGCCGACTTCACTTTCGTATGTCCGACCGAGCTGGGCGACGTAGCTGACAAGTACGAAGAGCTGCAGAAGCTGGGCGTAGAAGTGTTCTCCGTGTCCACCGACACCCACTTCACCCACAAGGCGTGGCACGATACTTCCGAGACCATCGGCAAGATCCAGTACTACATGGTTGGCGACCAGACCGGCACCATCACCAACAACTTCGGTGTTATGCGTGAAGGCCAGGGCCTGGCCGACCGTGCTACTTTCGTGATCGATCCGGACGGCATCATCCAGGCCGTTGAGATCACTGCCGAAGGCATCGGCCGTGACGCCGACGACCTGCTGCGCAAGATCAAGGCCGCCCAGTACGTTCGCAAGAACCCGGGTGAAGTTTGCCCGGCCAAGTGGAAAGAAGGCGAAGAGACCCTGGCTCCGTCACTGGACCTGGTCGGCAAGATCTAA